One window of Alteromonas sp. LMIT006 genomic DNA carries:
- a CDS encoding serine/threonine protein kinase, with protein MTAQFGSATDFTFAQLSPDVILNALESIGIYPTSGLLALNSYENRVYQFATEDARYVVKFYRSGRWSDAQIQEEHDFSLELERNEVPVIAPLCIARQTLHHFESCRFTLFPSAGGRQLEVDNLDQLEVVGRFLGRTHQIGQAKPFVHRAEFSTQSHLHEPFAILHESSMIPMHLRTAFFAILEPVVNETAARYITTPHIRLHGDCHPSNILWRDGPCFVDLDDCRQGPAIQDLWLLLNGDRQQQLLQLDTLVGAYEEFADFDHSQLPLIEPLRAMRMVHYMAWLTQRWADPAFPQAFPWFAEDKYWEHQILALKEQLAALNEPPLKLMP; from the coding sequence ATGACAGCGCAATTTGGCTCAGCGACGGATTTTACGTTTGCCCAACTTTCTCCCGATGTGATACTCAATGCCCTTGAGTCCATCGGGATTTATCCTACCTCGGGTTTACTGGCTCTAAATAGCTATGAAAATAGAGTGTACCAGTTTGCGACCGAAGACGCTCGCTATGTGGTCAAATTTTACCGCAGTGGGCGTTGGTCTGATGCTCAGATCCAAGAAGAACACGATTTTTCTCTGGAACTTGAGCGCAACGAAGTGCCTGTCATCGCTCCTTTGTGCATTGCAAGACAAACATTGCATCACTTTGAATCGTGTCGTTTTACCCTATTTCCTTCTGCGGGTGGGCGTCAACTTGAAGTCGATAATCTTGACCAACTTGAAGTGGTCGGTCGCTTTTTAGGACGTACGCATCAGATTGGGCAAGCAAAGCCCTTTGTTCATCGCGCTGAGTTTTCCACGCAATCTCATCTGCATGAGCCCTTTGCTATTTTGCATGAATCAAGCATGATCCCAATGCATCTGCGCACAGCGTTTTTTGCCATATTAGAGCCTGTGGTCAATGAAACTGCCGCTCGTTATATCACGACACCTCACATTCGTCTGCATGGCGATTGTCACCCATCGAATATTTTGTGGCGAGATGGCCCGTGCTTTGTTGATTTAGATGATTGTCGTCAAGGCCCTGCCATACAAGATCTTTGGCTGTTGCTCAATGGTGATCGCCAACAACAGTTATTGCAGCTTGATACGCTGGTTGGCGCATATGAAGAATTTGCGGATTTTGACCACAGTCAGCTGCCTTTAATTGAGCCCCTGCGGGCAATGCGCATGGTACATTACATGGCTTGGTTAACTCAGCGGTGGGCAGATCCTGCTTTTCCACAAGCCTTTCCATGGTTTGCCGAAGACAAATATTGGGAGCATCAAATACTCGCTTTGAAAGAACAGTTGGCAGCGCTCAATGAACCTCCACTTAAATTAATGCCATAA
- a CDS encoding DUF3016 domain-containing protein gives MRALIISFVVVSFFAQMQANAEESAQDIVSEIERVSIIWQDYRSFNDVKPVNQGRTKFAKHVFKELSDYFAQLASELPDGQRFEITVTDLDLAGQVFPASFVGLGSGGQDVRLVKDVHIPRMDLSWRILDANGVQIKAAEDSIKDMSFNQRHNPFFSHEFLRYEKNMLRSWFKRNIAEDIAQN, from the coding sequence ATGCGTGCCCTAATCATTAGTTTTGTTGTGGTAAGTTTTTTTGCACAGATGCAAGCTAACGCGGAAGAATCAGCACAAGACATTGTGTCAGAAATAGAGCGAGTGTCCATTATATGGCAAGACTATCGCTCATTTAATGATGTGAAGCCGGTCAATCAAGGTCGAACCAAATTCGCTAAACACGTGTTTAAGGAACTCAGCGACTATTTTGCTCAACTTGCTTCAGAGCTCCCTGATGGGCAGCGCTTTGAGATCACTGTGACGGATTTAGATCTTGCCGGACAGGTATTTCCTGCAAGCTTTGTTGGTTTGGGCTCTGGTGGCCAAGATGTTCGTTTAGTGAAAGATGTACATATTCCTCGAATGGACTTAAGCTGGCGCATCTTGGACGCCAATGGAGTTCAAATAAAAGCGGCTGAAGACTCGATAAAAGACATGAGTTTTAACCAACGTCACAATCCTTTTTTCAGTCATGAATTTTTGCGTTACGAAAAAAATATGTTGCGCTCGTGGTTCAAGCGCAACATTGCTGAAGATATCGCGCAAAATTAA
- a CDS encoding efflux RND transporter periplasmic adaptor subunit, with translation MLNALRSPIWYGVIALVIFLVYLNWPAEDQQRRGGPRATPVITQVVSQQALPITVEALGTGRANESITIAAQDSEVIDAIYFDDGQQVSKDTLLIQLNATQEKARFNEVQTNLDEALRQLTRLQNLAQTNATSKQLLDEQNARVEALRAQLAVAQANLADKQITAPFSGVLGLRNVSTGAFVRAGEVLTTLDDLSVLKMDFALPEKHLATVAVGQEVFATTSAYPNDTFAGKITSIDSRIDPVTRSINVRTVIDNADGRLRPGMLLKVVLQKDVLQTLVIDEKALVPDEDRQFVFKVVDGKAVKTQVQLGVRRPGKVQILDGLVPGDEVVTQGTLRIRDGSSLNVLSNEG, from the coding sequence ATGCTTAACGCCCTACGTTCCCCAATTTGGTACGGTGTCATCGCTTTAGTTATTTTTTTGGTTTATTTGAATTGGCCAGCGGAAGATCAACAACGGCGCGGCGGACCTCGTGCAACACCCGTAATTACTCAAGTTGTTAGCCAGCAAGCGTTGCCCATTACCGTAGAGGCATTAGGCACAGGTCGAGCAAATGAATCCATCACAATTGCAGCGCAAGATTCAGAAGTGATTGATGCTATTTATTTTGATGACGGGCAACAAGTCAGCAAAGATACTCTGTTAATTCAACTCAATGCAACACAAGAAAAAGCGCGTTTCAACGAGGTTCAAACAAATTTAGACGAAGCTTTGCGTCAGTTAACTCGGTTACAGAATTTGGCTCAGACCAACGCGACGTCCAAGCAACTTCTTGATGAACAAAATGCCCGAGTAGAAGCCTTACGAGCGCAATTAGCGGTAGCACAAGCCAATTTGGCAGATAAACAGATCACCGCTCCGTTTTCTGGTGTGTTGGGGTTGCGCAACGTGTCTACCGGAGCTTTTGTTCGAGCCGGTGAAGTGTTGACGACACTAGATGATTTATCGGTACTAAAAATGGATTTTGCGTTGCCTGAAAAACATCTTGCTACTGTTGCCGTTGGTCAAGAAGTATTTGCCACAACGAGCGCCTATCCCAATGACACCTTTGCTGGAAAAATCACAAGTATTGATTCTCGCATCGATCCGGTCACACGTTCTATCAACGTGCGCACTGTGATTGACAATGCCGATGGGCGCTTGCGTCCTGGAATGTTGCTCAAGGTAGTGTTACAAAAAGACGTGTTGCAAACCTTGGTGATTGATGAAAAAGCATTAGTGCCAGATGAAGATCGCCAGTTTGTGTTTAAAGTCGTTGACGGCAAGGCAGTAAAAACGCAAGTGCAACTCGGTGTTCGTCGTCCGGGCAAGGTACAAATCCTTGATGGATTAGTGCCCGGAGATGAGGTGGTAACCCAAGGCACCTTGAGGATCCGTGACGGGTCTTCGCTTAATGTTCTCAGCAACGAGGGCTAA
- a CDS encoding TonB-dependent siderophore receptor, with protein MFSSIKSSVALVAFATSFSIQAQTPLQNDTVDTITVTSSRLAIPANELAGFRQILTRDDIERSQAQFLSDILPTFAGVDISNNGGTGQFAELRVRGGETNHLVVLLDGIQINDQAQGGLIDLAHIPLSSIESIELLQGTSGAQWGDGALSGVLSITTLVADRNQHTVNIDLGLHRTANVALTQTIKQDSYRHSLSVSAYHTDGQNISVVEGQRERDGYQNMQFVYKPTIQLSDASQLQGFLRYTEYVTAFDETDFAVTGLPIDADSESNGVKQTFSLHYTQALSDNVTLNAQWQNQRDAVKNTANGALTSASDTDEHRYLAWVTVNHSDMDVSAGVQFSDIDFTQKGPIGFGDPNQAQNINSEAFFADTAYRVTDELVLTGSMRLTQNSDFDQSRDYTLGASYHARPNLRVFVQSGRASKKPTFTERFGFFAGTFQGNPNLKPEVADNKEIGLAWSAQNTSIQLSIFDTNLKNEINGFVFDANSGGFTADNVDGTSQRQGWQWQSSMAFDSWDLAVHYSYTDASDGSASELRRSRHNASVTTNITLAPQWSLQGQALYQGSQLDQFFPPWPQPSQIVKLDAYWLFNMALNIELDAKHSIGLSGRNLLDKDYSDIVGYRGKERTLQLSYRYLW; from the coding sequence ATGTTTAGTTCTATAAAATCCTCCGTAGCGCTTGTTGCGTTTGCGACCTCTTTTTCTATTCAAGCACAAACACCTTTGCAAAATGACACCGTTGACACTATAACGGTGACGAGTTCTCGTTTAGCGATCCCAGCTAATGAACTTGCTGGGTTTCGCCAGATCCTCACCCGAGACGACATAGAGCGTTCTCAAGCACAGTTTTTAAGTGATATCCTACCAACCTTTGCCGGTGTTGATATTTCAAATAACGGCGGTACAGGACAATTTGCCGAGTTGAGAGTGCGCGGTGGTGAAACAAACCATTTAGTCGTTCTACTTGATGGCATCCAAATCAACGACCAAGCCCAAGGTGGTTTAATCGATCTTGCCCATATCCCATTGAGTAGCATCGAAAGTATTGAACTATTGCAAGGCACCTCTGGTGCGCAATGGGGTGACGGGGCGCTCAGCGGTGTATTATCTATTACGACCCTCGTTGCCGACAGGAACCAACACACAGTAAACATTGACTTAGGTTTACACCGCACAGCAAATGTTGCATTGACACAAACCATCAAACAAGACAGCTATCGTCATAGCTTAAGTGTCTCCGCCTACCACACCGATGGACAGAACATCTCCGTGGTCGAAGGACAAAGGGAACGCGATGGCTATCAAAATATGCAGTTTGTCTACAAGCCAACTATTCAACTATCTGACGCTTCACAATTGCAGGGGTTTCTGCGCTATACAGAATATGTCACAGCATTTGATGAAACTGATTTTGCTGTGACTGGCTTGCCAATTGATGCAGACAGTGAATCGAATGGGGTTAAACAAACCTTTTCACTGCATTACACTCAAGCACTCAGTGACAATGTTACCCTCAATGCGCAGTGGCAAAATCAGCGTGATGCAGTCAAAAATACCGCGAATGGTGCCTTGACTAGTGCCAGTGATACCGACGAGCATCGCTATTTGGCATGGGTAACCGTTAACCATTCAGATATGGATGTGTCTGCCGGAGTGCAGTTCAGTGATATTGATTTTACACAAAAAGGCCCTATTGGCTTTGGCGATCCGAATCAAGCACAAAACATTAATTCGGAAGCTTTTTTTGCAGATACCGCTTATCGAGTAACGGATGAACTTGTTTTAACCGGCTCCATGCGTTTAACACAAAACAGTGATTTTGACCAAAGCCGTGACTATACACTGGGTGCAAGCTATCACGCTCGCCCTAACTTGAGGGTCTTTGTGCAGAGTGGTCGTGCAAGTAAAAAACCGACTTTTACTGAGCGTTTTGGCTTTTTTGCTGGCACCTTTCAAGGCAATCCAAACCTTAAACCGGAGGTTGCAGACAACAAAGAAATCGGCCTTGCGTGGTCGGCACAAAACACGTCTATCCAGCTCAGTATTTTTGATACTAACCTTAAAAATGAAATTAATGGGTTTGTTTTTGATGCCAATAGTGGAGGCTTTACCGCAGACAATGTCGATGGCACCAGTCAGCGTCAAGGCTGGCAATGGCAGTCGAGTATGGCCTTCGACAGCTGGGATTTGGCAGTGCATTACAGCTATACAGATGCATCAGATGGCTCGGCAAGTGAACTGCGGCGGTCACGCCACAATGCTTCTGTGACCACCAATATCACATTGGCTCCACAGTGGTCTTTACAAGGTCAAGCCTTATATCAAGGGTCTCAGTTGGATCAATTTTTTCCACCCTGGCCCCAACCAAGTCAGATTGTCAAACTCGATGCCTACTGGCTATTTAATATGGCATTGAATATTGAGCTGGATGCCAAACACAGTATTGGCTTATCAGGACGTAACCTATTAGATAAAGACTATTCCGATATTGTTGGATATCGAGGCAAAGAACGCACCTTGCAACTGAGCTATCGCTATCTATGGTAA
- a CDS encoding thiol:disulfide interchange protein DsbA/DsbL, giving the protein MKSLFRSIVIMFAVVFSTAACAQARYVEGEHYRVIADDVSEQRQVTEFFSFWCPHCFNFEPLVLEMKKRLDPDVEFNKIHVNFMGFAGRDLQDDVTRAMLLGRALKREQELNTAIFNYIHRQRAAITNRDDLRSIFAVNGVDSAEFDKKIGSFTITSMLRKNNKTIDEFRKFVSGVPNFIVNGKYQATFTRDMTPDDMIDLIVFLSELN; this is encoded by the coding sequence ATGAAGTCCCTTTTTCGTTCCATCGTAATCATGTTCGCTGTGGTGTTTTCTACCGCTGCCTGTGCTCAAGCGCGTTATGTTGAAGGTGAACATTATCGAGTCATTGCTGATGACGTATCCGAACAGCGTCAAGTTACTGAATTTTTCAGTTTTTGGTGCCCACATTGCTTTAACTTCGAACCGCTTGTTTTAGAGATGAAAAAGCGCTTAGATCCCGACGTAGAATTTAATAAAATCCACGTTAATTTCATGGGCTTTGCAGGTCGAGATTTGCAAGACGATGTGACGCGTGCGATGTTATTAGGGCGTGCTTTAAAACGCGAGCAAGAATTAAATACTGCAATTTTTAACTACATCCATCGCCAACGTGCTGCAATTACCAATCGCGACGACCTACGCAGTATCTTTGCGGTAAATGGGGTAGATAGCGCTGAGTTTGATAAAAAAATTGGCTCTTTTACCATTACCAGCATGTTGCGTAAAAACAACAAAACGATCGACGAATTTCGTAAATTCGTTTCAGGTGTGCCAAATTTCATTGTTAATGGCAAATACCAAGCTACATTCACTAGAGATATGACGCCTGATGACATGATTGATTTGATTGTATTTTTATCTGAACTAAACTAA
- the ccoG gene encoding cytochrome c oxidase accessory protein CcoG: MSEQIPIKVIPPEQKPKTVPKRVTVKPADDAGQTQYPARSRIYVRAVKGTIENFRRFFGFIFLALFAVIPWLTYNGQQAILFDIPEQRFTLFAMTLWPQDLTVLAYIFIVAAFALFFVTTFAGRVWCGFMCPQTTWVYMFIYFEELFEGNANKRMKLDQRKMDTDKFLRKSAKHTTWLLISLLTAMTFVGYFTPIRELFIDVVTLDTSFWAAFSILLFAGCTYGNAGWMREIMCLHMCPYARFQSAMFDKDTFTVAYDAKRGEGRGPRSRKATTEQLQAKGLGDCIDCNLCVQVCPTGIDIRNGLQYECINCGACVDACNGVMDKMGYAKGLISFTSEHELAGGKTKIIRPKLIGYAVVLAVMTGLLAADFMSRKPLDLDIIRDRNSLYRETNQGLIENVFTLKVLNKSQQIRTFDLSVSGLATYEWIGEQHVTVGGGEVLNLPISIATDAYNLEERVTEIYFTLSTTDSDGEVISIEEPAKFLYR, translated from the coding sequence ATGAGCGAACAAATCCCTATCAAGGTTATACCTCCAGAGCAAAAACCCAAAACCGTACCCAAACGCGTAACGGTTAAACCAGCAGATGATGCTGGGCAAACACAATATCCCGCTCGCTCACGTATCTATGTTCGCGCCGTAAAAGGCACCATTGAAAATTTCCGTCGGTTCTTTGGTTTTATTTTCCTCGCCTTGTTTGCGGTCATTCCGTGGCTTACATATAACGGGCAGCAAGCTATTTTATTTGATATTCCTGAGCAACGTTTTACCCTTTTTGCAATGACGCTTTGGCCACAAGACTTAACAGTATTGGCTTATATATTCATTGTGGCGGCGTTTGCATTATTTTTTGTCACCACCTTTGCCGGACGTGTATGGTGTGGTTTCATGTGCCCACAAACGACTTGGGTCTATATGTTCATCTATTTTGAAGAACTGTTTGAAGGTAATGCCAACAAACGCATGAAGCTTGACCAACGCAAAATGGATACCGATAAGTTCTTGCGCAAATCCGCCAAACACACAACGTGGTTATTGATATCACTCCTTACGGCGATGACGTTTGTGGGTTACTTTACTCCGATACGAGAACTATTTATTGACGTGGTCACACTTGATACGAGTTTTTGGGCCGCGTTTAGTATTTTATTGTTCGCTGGATGTACCTATGGCAACGCTGGTTGGATGAGAGAAATCATGTGCTTACACATGTGTCCTTATGCGCGTTTCCAATCGGCTATGTTTGACAAAGATACTTTCACCGTAGCATACGATGCCAAACGGGGTGAAGGAAGAGGACCACGTTCGCGCAAAGCCACAACAGAACAATTGCAAGCCAAAGGATTAGGAGATTGCATCGATTGCAACTTATGTGTACAAGTCTGTCCGACGGGTATTGATATACGCAATGGTCTGCAATACGAGTGCATTAACTGCGGTGCATGTGTGGATGCATGTAATGGTGTCATGGACAAGATGGGCTATGCCAAAGGCTTAATTAGCTTTACCTCAGAGCATGAACTTGCGGGCGGCAAAACCAAAATAATTCGTCCTAAATTAATTGGTTACGCCGTGGTTTTAGCCGTCATGACAGGTTTACTTGCAGCAGATTTTATGAGTCGTAAACCGCTTGATTTGGATATTATTCGTGACCGGAATTCCTTGTATCGAGAGACGAATCAGGGTCTAATTGAAAATGTCTTTACCTTAAAAGTGCTCAATAAATCACAACAAATTCGTACCTTTGACTTGAGTGTCTCAGGCCTTGCCACGTATGAGTGGATCGGCGAGCAACACGTCACTGTCGGCGGTGGTGAAGTGTTAAATCTTCCAATCAGTATTGCCACCGATGCTTATAACCTTGAAGAACGCGTGACTGAAATATACTTTACGTTAAGTACCACCGATAGTGATGGAGAAGTGATCAGCATTGAAGAGCCAGCTAAATTCCTATATCGTTAA
- a CDS encoding acyl-CoA dehydrogenase family protein — protein MPKYRAPLRDLQFLQQTWLDLDTHYQALGLSDYDSELAQNILEQGAKFAQDVIAPLNQIGDDQGCRLKNGKVTTPDGFARAYAEYIANGWNAMLGDVAYGGSALPYTMAVPIHECLNSANISWRLTTMLTESAILALTKHGSQALKDTYLAKLISGEWTGTMNLTEPHAGTDLSLLSTKAEHQDDGSYRITGTKIFITGGDHDWTDNIIHMVLARLPDAPPGVKGISLFLVPKITIDDQGNLGAANSLSVGSLEHKMGIKGSPTCVMHYDGAIGYLVGEENNGLACMFTMMNDARFQVGLEGLGTAEIAYQGSLAYASDRLQSRSPSGAVTPSKKADPILAQPDVKRMLLTQKSLAEGCRAMSLWYAKLMDIEKHGEPEQQSHASHVIAYLTPITKAFFTDIGTEAAHHGIQILGGHGYIREWGMEQLLRDNRIAQLYEGTNGIQAGDLIGRKLTRSHGEYLRATQIELARLIDRIQDEQLVDKAQQLLDDWYHTSQSLMGTSAATSASQAHDYLQYCGYQVTGILWCSVLDTLNQVEDSLYTENKSFTGQFYLKYILPRAEHHKSLLSCAECVNDIPLKVFTLD, from the coding sequence ATGCCTAAATATCGTGCTCCGCTCCGAGATTTACAGTTTTTACAACAGACATGGCTGGATTTAGATACTCATTATCAAGCTCTTGGTCTATCTGATTATGACAGTGAATTGGCGCAAAATATCCTCGAGCAGGGTGCTAAATTTGCCCAGGATGTCATTGCACCACTCAATCAAATAGGAGATGATCAGGGGTGTCGCTTGAAAAATGGCAAAGTTACAACGCCCGATGGATTTGCCCGGGCATACGCGGAATATATTGCCAATGGCTGGAATGCGATGCTCGGCGATGTCGCTTATGGCGGTTCTGCATTGCCTTATACCATGGCGGTTCCCATCCATGAGTGTCTTAATTCAGCTAACATCAGTTGGCGTTTAACCACTATGCTGACAGAATCAGCCATACTGGCATTAACCAAACACGGTTCGCAAGCGCTAAAAGACACCTATCTGGCTAAACTCATCAGTGGTGAGTGGACCGGCACGATGAATCTAACGGAACCTCATGCGGGCACTGATTTGAGTCTGTTGTCGACCAAAGCCGAACACCAAGATGACGGGTCGTATCGGATCACCGGCACCAAAATATTCATTACCGGCGGCGATCACGATTGGACTGATAATATTATCCACATGGTGCTCGCGCGGTTGCCGGATGCGCCACCAGGAGTGAAAGGCATTAGTTTATTTTTGGTCCCCAAAATCACAATCGATGATCAAGGAAATTTAGGTGCAGCAAACTCGCTTAGCGTGGGTAGTTTGGAGCACAAAATGGGGATCAAGGGCTCCCCAACGTGTGTTATGCATTACGATGGCGCCATTGGCTATCTTGTAGGGGAAGAAAATAACGGTTTAGCGTGTATGTTTACCATGATGAATGATGCACGGTTTCAAGTTGGATTAGAAGGCCTAGGTACCGCTGAAATCGCTTATCAAGGCTCCCTAGCCTATGCTAGTGATCGCTTACAATCACGCAGTCCATCTGGTGCTGTAACCCCTTCAAAAAAAGCAGACCCGATCCTTGCCCAGCCAGACGTCAAACGCATGTTATTGACACAAAAATCATTGGCCGAAGGTTGTCGCGCCATGTCTTTGTGGTACGCCAAACTGATGGATATTGAAAAGCATGGTGAACCTGAACAACAATCTCACGCCTCACACGTGATCGCATACTTAACGCCAATTACAAAAGCCTTTTTTACGGATATTGGCACCGAAGCTGCGCATCATGGCATTCAAATATTGGGTGGACATGGTTACATCCGCGAATGGGGCATGGAACAGCTACTTCGTGATAATCGAATTGCACAGTTGTACGAAGGGACCAACGGGATCCAGGCGGGTGATTTGATCGGGCGCAAGTTGACACGCAGTCATGGCGAATATCTTCGCGCAACACAAATCGAACTCGCTAGGTTAATTGACAGGATCCAAGATGAGCAGCTTGTCGATAAGGCACAACAACTGCTGGATGATTGGTATCACACATCGCAATCATTAATGGGGACTTCTGCTGCAACGAGCGCCAGTCAAGCGCATGATTATTTGCAATATTGTGGGTATCAAGTTACTGGGATATTGTGGTGTTCAGTTTTAGATACGCTTAATCAAGTTGAAGATTCACTTTACACAGAAAATAAGTCTTTCACTGGGCAGTTTTATTTAAAATACATTTTGCCTCGAGCAGAACATCATAAATCATTACTCTCATGTGCAGAATGCGTAAACGACATCCCCTTAAAGGTGTTTACGCTCGATTAA